From a region of the Opitutia bacterium genome:
- a CDS encoding response regulator translates to MKPQSTILVVDDEPRALALLRNVIEPEGHRVLTAHDGASTLALAEKEHPDAIVLDVMMPDMDGFEVCRRLRATPELATVPILLLTALDDRESKLQGLEAGADDFLTKPFDAVELRIRLRTISRLNRYRRLYEETSRYEAAITHSEEGIVLAELDGTIILRNSAFTHLVQPTHAAQPNFFEYFSAENAAVLRHDAGPAPTLRPTEMELLHGRAEPTIVEVTAGLVPWERRTLVQYHVRDLTEKKSLEAQLLRSQRIELLGQLSGSVVHDMNNVLAAIGGSAGLIELDPSGKFVPRHLDNIKKAVQRGAGMLRQLLHFARGSDGPLETTSPAEVAGEVATLVKESFGGHFEVSFTAEPDLPAIRADSTQIHQILMNLCVNARDAMPDGGPLELGVSRRTLTAADLAGLGPDVRAGDYVVLSVRDHGTGIPPEVRARLFDPFFTTKPKGQGTGLGLATVLRLVRRHGGYVQLETEVGKGTAFHCGFPVA, encoded by the coding sequence ATGAAGCCCCAATCCACCATCCTCGTCGTCGACGATGAGCCGCGCGCGCTCGCGCTGCTCCGCAACGTCATCGAGCCCGAGGGCCATCGCGTCCTCACCGCGCACGACGGCGCCAGCACCCTCGCGCTCGCCGAGAAGGAGCACCCGGACGCCATCGTGCTCGACGTCATGATGCCCGACATGGACGGCTTCGAAGTTTGCCGCCGCCTGCGCGCGACCCCCGAACTCGCCACCGTCCCCATCCTGCTCCTCACCGCCCTCGACGATCGCGAATCGAAACTCCAAGGCCTCGAGGCCGGCGCGGACGACTTCCTCACCAAACCCTTCGACGCCGTCGAGCTGCGCATCCGCCTCCGCACCATCTCGCGCCTCAATCGCTACCGCCGCCTCTACGAGGAAACGTCCCGTTACGAGGCGGCCATCACGCACTCGGAAGAAGGCATCGTCCTCGCCGAACTCGACGGCACGATCATCCTCCGCAATTCCGCCTTCACGCACCTCGTGCAACCGACCCACGCGGCGCAACCGAACTTCTTCGAGTATTTCTCCGCCGAGAACGCCGCGGTGCTGCGCCACGACGCAGGCCCGGCCCCCACATTGCGGCCGACCGAAATGGAACTCCTCCACGGCCGGGCCGAGCCCACCATCGTCGAAGTCACCGCCGGGCTCGTGCCGTGGGAACGTCGCACCCTCGTGCAATACCACGTCCGCGATCTCACGGAGAAGAAGAGCCTCGAGGCGCAGCTGCTGCGTTCGCAACGCATCGAGCTGCTCGGCCAGCTCTCCGGCAGCGTCGTGCACGACATGAACAACGTCCTCGCCGCGATCGGCGGCAGCGCCGGCCTGATCGAGCTCGATCCATCGGGCAAGTTCGTGCCCCGGCACCTCGACAACATCAAGAAGGCCGTCCAGCGCGGCGCCGGCATGCTCCGTCAGTTGCTCCACTTCGCGCGCGGCAGCGACGGCCCGCTCGAAACCACCAGCCCGGCGGAAGTCGCCGGCGAGGTCGCCACGCTCGTGAAGGAATCGTTCGGCGGGCACTTCGAGGTCAGCTTCACCGCCGAGCCGGACCTGCCGGCCATCCGCGCCGATTCGACCCAGATTCACCAGATCCTGATGAACCTGTGCGTGAACGCCCGCGACGCCATGCCCGACGGTGGCCCGCTGGAACTCGGCGTGTCCCGACGCACGCTGACCGCCGCCGACCTCGCCGGCCTCGGCCCCGACGTCCGCGCCGGCGACTACGTCGTGCTCTCCGTGCGCGACCACGGCACCGGCATCCCGCCCGAGGTTCGCGCCCGCCTCTTCGATCCGTTTTTTACCACCAAGCCCAAGGGACAAGGCACCGGCCTCGGCCTCGCCACCGTCCTGCGCCTGGTCCGGCGCCACGGAGGCTACGTCCAGCTCGAGACCGAAGTCGGCAAGGGCACGGCCTTCCACTGCGGCTTTCCCGTCGCCTAG
- a CDS encoding methyl-accepting chemotaxis protein → MIDRNLFERYGDVQAFALNHALRDRSQWHQPGATRNSIAAAMNGYVRLYGFYALTLAVDLEGRVIAVNDLDPAGKPIDTAPLYQRNFKDDPWFAAALRGDFLKSRTLDGTHVMGPWFDDDVARLNGNDGFVLGFTAPIKDETGKVIGLWHNRANFSFVEEILLAGHAELERRGYQSADLRLLDGEGRVLALYDPHGSGEREFRRDRQIVLRENLVAQGIEAARRASQGESGVTRFVPPGEEEEHVAGYAGSTGALGFPGLHWSVITAVKISEADAEISATRRALWIVAAISVAVLAAAALLIARSLSRPVLAALEQIRGGTSEISSAAHQLSGSAESLAKDSSSQAAALEETAAALEEMSSLTKRNAEIAQQAQAAATAARAAADTGAGQMKSMQEAMLEIQGASDEITKILKTIDEIAFQTNILALNAAVEAARAGEAGAGFAVVAEEVRALAQRSAVAARETAERIDASRGKSHQGVAISTSAATSFSRIQDEIRRLDELVAEMATSSREQSRGIVEVNSSVTLMDKVTQANAATAEENAAGAEELNSQAATLRQTVSQLFVLMGGQRFRSEPADEPDAPHAEPTVSAATSPHSPAALPTV, encoded by the coding sequence ATGATCGATCGCAATCTCTTCGAACGCTACGGCGACGTCCAAGCCTTCGCGCTCAACCACGCCCTGCGCGACCGCTCGCAGTGGCACCAGCCCGGCGCCACCCGCAACAGCATCGCCGCCGCCATGAACGGCTACGTGCGCCTCTACGGCTTCTACGCCCTCACGCTCGCCGTCGACCTCGAGGGCCGCGTCATCGCGGTCAACGACCTCGACCCCGCCGGCAAACCCATCGACACCGCGCCGCTCTACCAGCGTAATTTCAAGGACGACCCTTGGTTCGCTGCCGCTCTGCGCGGCGATTTTCTCAAGAGCCGCACCCTCGACGGCACGCACGTCATGGGACCGTGGTTCGACGACGACGTCGCGCGCCTCAACGGCAACGACGGCTTCGTGCTCGGCTTCACCGCGCCGATCAAAGACGAAACCGGCAAAGTCATCGGTCTCTGGCACAACCGCGCCAACTTCTCCTTCGTGGAGGAGATCCTGCTCGCCGGCCACGCCGAGCTCGAGCGTCGCGGCTACCAATCCGCCGACCTGCGCCTCCTCGACGGCGAGGGCCGCGTCCTCGCCCTCTACGATCCGCACGGCAGCGGCGAGAGGGAATTCCGCCGCGATCGCCAGATCGTGCTGCGCGAAAATCTCGTCGCGCAAGGCATCGAAGCCGCCCGGCGCGCCAGCCAGGGCGAGTCTGGCGTCACCCGCTTCGTCCCGCCCGGCGAAGAGGAGGAACACGTCGCCGGCTACGCTGGCTCCACCGGCGCCCTAGGTTTCCCCGGCCTGCATTGGTCCGTCATCACCGCCGTCAAAATCAGCGAAGCCGACGCCGAGATCTCCGCCACGCGCCGGGCGCTCTGGATCGTCGCCGCGATCAGCGTCGCCGTCCTCGCCGCCGCCGCGCTGCTCATCGCGCGCTCCCTGAGCCGTCCCGTCCTCGCCGCGCTCGAACAAATCCGCGGCGGCACCTCCGAGATCTCGTCCGCCGCGCATCAACTCTCCGGCTCCGCCGAATCGCTCGCCAAGGACTCCAGCTCCCAAGCCGCCGCCCTCGAGGAAACCGCCGCCGCCCTCGAGGAGATGTCCAGTCTCACCAAGCGCAACGCCGAGATCGCCCAACAGGCCCAAGCCGCCGCCACCGCCGCGCGCGCCGCCGCCGACACCGGCGCCGGCCAGATGAAATCCATGCAGGAGGCGATGCTCGAAATTCAGGGCGCGAGCGACGAAATCACGAAAATCCTCAAGACGATCGACGAGATCGCCTTCCAGACGAACATCCTCGCGCTCAACGCCGCCGTCGAAGCCGCCCGCGCGGGCGAAGCCGGCGCCGGCTTCGCCGTCGTCGCCGAGGAAGTCCGCGCCCTCGCCCAACGCTCCGCCGTCGCCGCCCGCGAAACCGCCGAGCGCATCGACGCCTCGCGCGGCAAGAGCCACCAAGGCGTCGCCATCTCCACCTCCGCCGCCACCAGCTTCTCGCGCATCCAGGACGAAATCCGCCGCCTCGACGAACTCGTCGCCGAGATGGCCACCTCCTCCCGCGAGCAAAGCCGAGGCATCGTCGAAGTGAACAGCTCCGTCACGCTCATGGACAAGGTTACCCAGGCCAACGCCGCCACCGCCGAGGAAAACGCCGCCGGTGCCGAGGAGCTCAACTCCCAAGCGGCCACTCTGCGCCAAACCGTGAGCCAGCTTTTCGTGCTCATGGGCGGGCAGCGTTTCCGTTCCGAGCCCGCCGACGAACCGGACGCTCCCCACGCGGAACCGACCGTGT
- a CDS encoding response regulator: MKSSRILIVDDDQLTRDMLEGWCLHCGAHCVTAGSTAEADEALSIGTFDAIICDVHLPGNRQLGWVRQIVAQETSPAVIMMTGNPELESTLSAANLAVAGYLVKPLNLVMLRELVISIVDNRRQQRALVNLSHATAQLLVAARNNDGGQDDQLQDHLLRLAQQLQAQSTVPRTGTLVVPLRESVAEAIAVLERTKHSFRSKDLGELRRRLQQTLDTVRISA; this comes from the coding sequence ATGAAATCCTCGCGTATCCTCATAGTCGATGACGACCAGCTCACTCGAGATATGCTCGAGGGCTGGTGCCTGCATTGCGGAGCCCATTGCGTGACCGCCGGTTCCACCGCCGAGGCCGACGAAGCCCTTTCGATCGGAACGTTTGACGCCATCATCTGCGACGTCCACCTGCCCGGCAACCGACAGCTCGGCTGGGTTCGCCAGATCGTCGCCCAAGAAACTTCTCCCGCGGTCATCATGATGACCGGAAATCCCGAGCTGGAATCGACGCTCAGCGCCGCCAACCTCGCCGTGGCCGGCTATCTCGTAAAGCCGCTGAATTTGGTCATGCTGCGCGAACTCGTGATCAGCATCGTCGACAACCGCCGCCAACAGCGCGCGCTGGTCAACCTCTCTCACGCCACGGCCCAGCTGCTCGTCGCCGCCCGCAACAACGACGGCGGGCAAGACGACCAGCTGCAGGACCACCTTCTGCGACTCGCCCAGCAGCTGCAGGCGCAATCGACCGTTCCCCGCACGGGAACACTCGTCGTCCCGCTCCGCGAATCCGTCGCCGAAGCCATTGCCGTCCTCGAGCGCACGAAGCACAGCTTCCGCTCCAAGGACCTCGGCGAACTCCGCCGCCGCCTGCAACAAACGCTCGACACCGTCCGCATCTCCGCCTGA